The Chaetodon trifascialis isolate fChaTrf1 chromosome 17, fChaTrf1.hap1, whole genome shotgun sequence genome has a segment encoding these proteins:
- the LOC139346105 gene encoding G1/S-specific cyclin-E2-like, producing the protein MTRGSGRLQKRSENASGQKGKVTKQSSRRKAQPLSKLQCEKNQLVLEGVAEPRILIETSDKEVGVDGDETGRELLTSGDSLVRPSPLPHLGWGSSEDVWVKMVCKEQNYRHSKSFMQKHPRIQPRMRSVLLDWLIEVSEAYALHRQTFYLAQDYFDRFMLTQSNIGKEMLQLIGITCLFIASKMEEACPPKLSEMAYVTAGTCYEEEILQMELIVLKALSWNLCPETAVSWLKLYFQMASMNTGSDLLEPQFPQEAYIQMTRLLDVCILDINSLDFQYRVLAASVLSHFIQPETVEKVSGLSRDATQLCVNWMAPFVESLGWFGSATLREFARIKTEDRHNIQTHTDYLTMLDAVGKKEVSSPFPTPPNSTEKAPTHKH; encoded by the exons ATGACTAGAGGAAG TGGTCGCCTGCAGAAAAGATCTGAAAATGCCTCAGGTCAGAAAGGCAAAGTAACAAAG CAGAGCAGCCGAAGAAAGGCTCAGCCTCTGTCGAAGCTGCAGTGTGAGAAG aaCCAGCTGGTACTTGAAGGTGTCGCTGAGCCTCGTATCCTCATCGAGACCTCGGACAAGGAAGTCGGGGTCGACGGCGATGAGACCGGCCGTGAACTTCTCACTTCAGGAGATTCTTTGGTTCGGCCGTCGCCTCTGCCTCATCTCGG ATGGGGGTCTTCTGAAGACGTGTGGGTGAAGATGGTCTGCAAGGAGCAGAATTACAGACACAGCAAAAGCTTCATGCAGAAGCATCCCAGAATACAACCCAGAATGAGATCAGTCCTCCTCGACTGGTTGATTGAG GTGAGCGAGGCCTACGCTCTCCACCGGCAGACCTTCTACCTGGCTCAGGACTACTTTGATCGGTTCATGTTGACCCAGAGCAACATTGGGAAGGAGATGCTGCAGCTCATCGGGATCACTTGTCTTTTTATAGCATCAAAgatggag GAAGCGTGTCCCCCAAAGCTCTCAGAGATGGCCTATGTGACTGCAGGGACCTGCTACGAAGAAGAGATTCTTCAAATGGAGTTAATCGTTTTAAAG GCTCTGAGTTGGAACCTTTGTCCTGAAACAGCCGTTTCTTGGCTGAAGCTTTACTTCCAGATGGCATCGATGAACACCGGCTCCGACCTGCTGGAGCCACAGTTTCCACAGGAGGCTTACATACAAATGACGCGT CTTTTAGACGTGTGCATCCTCGACATCAACTCTCTGGACTTCCAGTATCGAGTGTTGGCCGCATCAGTCCTGTCGCATTTCATTCAACCGGAAACGGTGGAAAAAGTTTCAG GTCTGTCGAGAGACGCCACCCAGCTGTGTGTCAACTGGATGGCCCCCTTTGTGGAATCGCTGGGCTGGTTCGGCAGCGCGACGCTGAGGGAATTTGCCCGaataaagacagaagacagacacaaCATCCAGACGCACACAGACTACCTGACCATGCTG GACGCCGTCGGTAAGAAAGAGGTGAGCAGCCCATTCCCCACTCCTCccaacagcacagagaaagcccccacacacaaacattaa
- the LOC139346099 gene encoding T-cell differentiation antigen CD6-like, whose protein sequence is MHCALQNSSTQTDPSAVYGRAEEEESNTDPYIYKLAGKCSFTLRMPGNRSHEVVALPANSADVLVEQICHDLDCGNVFHVNKTSSPPSTACFHDCLYQDGRLQNCSQGVGSNCTVIASADCGHQAVRLAGGSDRCAGRVEVWRNGRWGTVCDDRWDLEDANVVCAQLGCGYALSVTGQGGSFPPGRGPVYLDELNCTGREENLWACPAAQDEADCGHKEDAGVVCSEMRALRLTGGLDRCSGKVEIHRNGSWGTVCDNCWNIKMASMVCSMLQCDPKPVKFSQFLPPLAHNNGPLWYYECFANERSLWQCEEIANKAHLCATSKASGVVCNGSLGFPAATTATSANATLGISWTTGAAAFDPPGGFSAPSMELLGTIALSLLLLVFLITNTVLCCHYRRRHALLLQQTRTSLRPSSEHHHNSYQDAVHLVKVTPNPPQNDVPSNPRYLWTQLSSVDSTSVDTDYEQYEPSNDPSVPLSTFRNSQRYKTDVNPLMRPSGLDSLLEEGTDPKNEVMGTFPGYNSGPTGAEYARVSKISVDSFDTSSTSSGECYENTNGYVMVTPEPGTSQPDPSRVYCGQTTNPRNSSDDDDGPIYSPVSPDQNPPSEDDYDDIGAS, encoded by the exons ATGCATTGTG ctttacaAAACTCATCCACTCAAACAGACCCTTCCGCCGTCTAcgggagagcagaggaagaggagtctaACA CTGATCCCTACATTTACAAACTCGCTGGTAAATGCAGCTTCACGCTCAGGATGCCTGGGAACAGGAGTCATGAGGTGGTGGCATTACCGGCCAACTCTGCAGATGTGTTGGTGGAACAGATCTGTCACGATCTTGACTGCGGCAACGTCTTTCATGTGAATAAAACCAGCTCGCCTCCCAGCACCGCCTGCTTTCACGACTGTTTGTACCAAGATGGCCGTCTGCAGAACTGTTCGCAGGGCGTGGGAAGTAACTGCACGGTGATTGCTTCGGCTGATTGTG GCCACCAGGCTGTGCGGCTGGCGGGAGGATCAGACCGCTGTGCTGGACGGGTGGAGGTGTGGAGGAATGGGAGATGGGGCACAGTGTGTGACGACCGGTGGGACCTGGAGGATGCTAACGTGGTCTGCGCCCAGCTCGGCTGCGGTTACGCCCTCAGCGTGACGGGACAGGGTGGCTCGTTCCCCCCGGGCAGAGGACCCGTCTACCTGGACGAGCTGAACTGTACGGGCAGAGAGGAGAACCTGTGGGCCTGTCCGGCTGCACAGGACGAGGCTGACTGCGGACACAAAGAGGACGCTGGTGTCGTGTGCTCAG AGATGAGAGCCCTCAGACTGACGGGAGGTCTGGACCGCTGCTCTGGGAAAGTGGAAATCCACCGTAACGGCAGCTGGGGCACGGTGTGTGATAACTGCTGGAATATAAAGATGGCGTCCATGGTGTGCTCCATGCTGCAGTGTGACCCCAAGCCAGTGAAGTTCTCCCAGTTCCTTCCTCCTCTCGCCCACAACAACGGGCCGCTGTGGTACTACGAGTGCTTTGCAAACGAGCGGAGTCTGTGGCAGTGCGAGGAGATCGCCAACAAAGCACACCTGTGCGCGACCTCCAAAGCATCTGGCGTCGTCTGTAATG GTTCTCTCGGGTTTCCTGCCGCCACCACAGCCACCTCTGCTAACGCAACCCTGGGAATCAGCTGGACGACTG GCGCGGCCGCGTTCGACCCCCCTGGAGGCTTCTCGGCCCCGTCGATGGAGCTTCTCGGCACCATCGCTCTGTCGCTCCTGCTCCTCGTGTTTCTGATCACAAACACGGTGCTCTGCTGCCACTACAGAAGAAGACACG CGCTCCTGCTCCAGCAGACGCGCACCAGCCTGCGGCCTTCCTCCGAACATCATCACAACAGCTACCAGGACGCCGTCCACCTCGTCAAGGTCACCCCCAACCCGCCTCAGAACGACG TGCCCTCCAATCCCAGGTATCTTTGGACCCAGCTTAGTAGTGTTGACAGCACGTCAGTAGATACAGACTATGAGCAGTATGAGCCAAGCAATGACCCGTCTGTCCCTTTGTCAACCTTTCGGA ATTCGCAGAGGTACAAAACAGACGTGAACCCTTTGATGAGGCCGTCGGGTCTCGACAGCCTCTTAGAGGAAG gcacTGATCCCAAAAATGAAGTGATGGGAACGTTTCCAGGCTATAACAGTGGCCCCACAGGCGCTGAATACGCCAGAGTGTCAAAGATCTCCGTGGACTCGTTCGAtacctccagcacctcctctggGGAGTGCTATGAGAACACAAACGGCTACGTCATGGTCACCCCCG AGCCGGGGACGAGCCAGCCGGACCCCTCGAGGGTCTACTGTGGACAAACAACAAACCCGCGCAACTCAA GTGATGACGATGACGGCCCCATCTACTCCCCCGTGAGCCCCGACCAAAACCCTCCATCTGAGGATGACTACGATGACATCGGCGCCTCGTAG